The following proteins are co-located in the Eleginops maclovinus isolate JMC-PN-2008 ecotype Puerto Natales chromosome 1, JC_Emac_rtc_rv5, whole genome shotgun sequence genome:
- the rps21 gene encoding small ribosomal subunit protein eS21, whose protein sequence is MQNDAGEFVDLYVPRKCSASNRIIGAKDHASIQMNIAEVDKVTGRFNGQFKTYAICGAIRRMGESDDSILRLAKDDSVVAKNM, encoded by the exons ATGCAGAACGACGCTGGTGAATTTGTGGACCTTTATGTCCCACGTAAATG CTCTGCTAGCAACAGAATCATTGGAGCCAAGGACCATGCCTCCATCCAGATGAACATTgctgag GTTGACAAGGTGACTGGTCGCTTCAATGGGCAGTTCAAGACCTACGCTATCTGCGGCGCCATCCGCAGAATG GGCGAGTCTGACGACTCCATCCTCAGGCTGGCAAAGGATGACAGCGTTGTTGCAAA gAACATGTAA
- the LOC134865861 gene encoding cryptochrome-1-like yields MAPNSIHWFRKGLRLHDNPSLLQAVKGAGTVRCVYFLDPWFAGSSNVGVNRWRFLLQCLEDLDASLRKLNSRLFVIRGQPANVFPRLFKEWKISRLTFEYDTEPFGKERDAAIKKLAMEAGVEVVVKTSHTLYDLDKIIELNGGQPPLTYKRFQTLISRMDPPEMPVETLSDTLMGRCVTPVAEDHGEKYGVPSLEELGFDTEGLPTGVWPGGETEALTRIERHLERKAWVANFERPRMNANSLLASPTGLSPYLRFGCLSCRLFYFKLTDLYRKVKKNSSPPLSLYGQLLWREFFYTTATNNPRFDKMEGNPICVRIPWDKNPEALAKWAEAKTGFPWIDAIMTQLRQEGWIHHLARHAVACFLTRGDLWISWEEGMKVFEELLLDADWSVNAGSWMWLSCSSFFQQFFHCYCPVGFGRRTDPNGDFIRRYLPVLRGFPAKYIYDPWNAPESVQATAKCIIGVHYPKPMVHHAEASRLNIERMKQIYQQLSRYRGLSLLASVPSSNGNGNGGMMAYPLGEQQPGSNNNNSHLPGVSGSSVSTGNGSGNILNFQNEEDMGPSSRQQQQQQHGYPSVQEASQTISSSRLYHEFAVPQHPGFLHSRGSITGKRERESEREGAGEKDPASCSVHKMQRQSAETT; encoded by the exons ATGGCCCCAAATTCCATCCACTGGTTCAGGAAAGGCCTGCGTCTCCATGACAACCCATCACTGCTGCAGGCGGTCAAAGGAGCAGGCACCGTGCgctgtgtttacttcctggaTCCTTGGTTTGCAGGCTCGTCCAACGTCGGTGTCAACAGGTGGAG gttTCTCCTTCAGTGTTTGGAGGATCTTGACGCCAGCCTTCGGAAGCTTAACTCTCGCCTCTTTGTCATCAGAGGCCAACCAGCCAACGTGTTCCCACGGCTCTTTAAG GAGTGGAAGATCTCTCGCCTGACCTTTGAGTATGATACGGAGCCGTTTGGGAAGGAGAGAGACGCTGCCATCAAGAAGCTGGCCATGGAGGCAGGGGTGGAGGTCGTCGTCAAGACGTCACACACCCTCTACGATCTGGACAA GATCATAGAGCTGAATGGCGGACAGCCACCACTCACCTACAAGCGTTTCCAGACTCTGATCAGTCGAATGGATCCTCCTGAGATGCCCGTGGAGACGCTGTCGGACACCCTGATGGGTCGTTGCGTCACCCCCGTCGCTGAGGACCACGGAGAAAAGTACGGAGTCCCTTCCCTGGAGGAGCTAG gCTTTGACACCGAGGGCCTGCCCACAGGCGTTTGGCccggaggagagacagaggctCTGACAAGGATAGAGCGCCATCTGGAGAGAAAG GCGTGGGTAGCTAACTTCGAGCGTCCCAGAATGAATGCCAATTCGTTGCTCGCCAGCCCGACTGGCCTCAGCCCATACCTGCGCTTCGGCTGCCTCTCCTGTCGCCTTTTCTACTTCAAGCTCACCGACCTCTACCGCAAG GTGAAAAAGAACAGCTCCCCTCCACTCTCTCTGTACGGCCAGCTTCTGTGGCGAGAGTTCTTCTACACCACAGCAACCAACAACCCCCGCTTCGACAAGATGGAGGGAAACCCGATCTGCGTGCGCATCCCCTGGGACAAAAATCCTGAAGCCCTTGCCAAGTGGGCTGAGGCTAAGACAGGATTTCCCTGGATAGACGCCATCATGACTCAGCTGCGGCAGGAGGGCTGGATCCATCACCTGGCCCGGCATGCTGTGGCTTGCTTCCTCACAAGGGGAGACCTTTGGATCAGCTGGGAGGAGGGGATGAAG GTGTTTGAGGAGCTGCTTCTTGATGCAGACTGGAGCGTGAACGCAGGCAGCTGGATGTGGTTGTCCTGCAGTTCATTTTTCCAGCAGTTCTTCCACTGCTACTGCCCCGTGGGCTTCGGCCGCCGGACCGACCCCAACGGGGACTTCATTAG ACGATACTTACCTGTCCTCCGAGGTTTCCCCGCTAAGTACATCTACGACCCGTGGAACGCTCCGGAGTCCGTGCAGGCAACCGCCAAGTGCATCATCGGCGTCCATTACCCGAAGCCCATGGTGCATCACGCAGAGGCGAGCCGGCTCAACATCGAGAGGATGAAGCAGATCTACCAGCAGCTGAGCCGATACAGGGGACTGA GCCTGCTGGCATCCGTTCCGTCCTCCAATGGGAACGGGAACGGAGGAATGATGGCCTACCCCCTCGGAGAGCAGCAGCCAGggtccaacaacaacaattcacATT tgCCTGGAGTGTCGGGGAGTTCGGTTTCAACGGGTAACGGCAGCGGGAACATCCTCAACTTTCAAAATGAAGAAGACATGGGGCCTAGCAGCagacaacaacagcagcagcagcatg GATACCCCTCAGTGCAAGAAGCCAGCCAGACCATCAGCAGCAGCCGACTCTACCACGAGTTCGCTGTGCCTCAACACCCAG GATTTCTGCACAGCAGAGGAAGCATTACAGGAAAGAGGGAGCGTGAATCGGAACGAGAAGGGGCGGGGGAGAAAGACCCGGCGTCCTGCTCCGTGCACAAGATGCAGAGGCAGAGTGCAGAG ACTACCTAG